Proteins encoded together in one Zonotrichia leucophrys gambelii isolate GWCS_2022_RI chromosome 1, RI_Zleu_2.0, whole genome shotgun sequence window:
- the RDX gene encoding radixin, whose translation MPKPINVRVTTMDAELEFAIQPNTTGKQLFDQVVKTVGLREVWFFGLQYVDSKGYSTWLKLNKKVTQQDVRKENPLQFKFRAKFFPEDVSEELIQEITQRLFFLQVKESILNDEIYCPPETAVLLASYAVQSKYGDYSKEIHKLGYLANDRLLPQRVLEQHKLTKEQWEERIQNWHEEHRGMLREDSMMEYLKIAQDLEMYGVNYFEIKNKKGTELWLGVDALGLNIYEHDDKLTPKIGFPWSEIRNISFNDKKFVIKPIDKKAPDFVFYAPRLRINKRILALCMGNHELYMRRRKPDTIEVQQMKAQAREEKHQKQLERAQLENEKKKREIAEKEKERIEREKEELMERLRQIEEQTMKAQKELEEQTRKALELDQERKRAKEEAERLEKERRAAEVAKAALAKQAADQMKNQEQLAAEIAEFTAKIALLEEAKKKKEEEASEWQHKAFAAQEDLEKTKEELKSVMSAPPPPPPPPVIPPTENEHDEHDENNAEASAELSSDGVMNHRSEEERVTETQKNERVKKQLQALSSELAQARDETKKTQNDVLHAENVKAGRDKYKTLRQIRQGNTKQRIDEFEAMLQKYDLLQPLG comes from the exons GTGGTGAAAACTGTTGGTCTTCGTGAAGTCTGGTTTTTTGGACTGCAGTACGTGGACAGCAAAGGCTACTCAACTTGGCTGAAGCTAAATAAAAAG GTAACACAGCAAGATGTACGGAAAGAAAATCCTTTGCAGTTTAAGTTCAGGGCCAAGTTTTTTCCAGAGGATGTATCTGAAGAATTAATTCAGGAAATAACTCAGAGACTTTTCTTCCTGCAAGTCAAAGAGTCAATCTTAAATGATGAAATATATTGCCCACCAGAAACTGCAGTTCTTCTGGCTTCCTATGCTGTCCAGTCCAAGTATGGAGATTACAGTAAGGAGATCCATAAGCTGGGCTACCTAGCCAATGACAGGCTTCTCCCCCAGCG TGTGTTAGAACAGCACAAACTGACAAAAGAACAGTGGGAAGAAAGAATACAGAACTGGCATGAAGAGCACAGGGGAATGTTAAG GGAAGATTCTATGATGGAATACCTTAAGATAGCACAGGACTTGGAAATGTATGGAGTCaactattttgaaataaagaataaaaaaggaactGAATTGTGGCTAGGAGTTGATGCTTTGGGTCTGAATATTTATGAGCACGATGATAA GCTGACACCCAAGATTGGTTTTCCTTGGAGCGAAATAAGAAACATCTCTTTTAACGACAAAAAATTTGTCATAAAGCCAATTGACAAAAAGGCCCCT gattttgttttttatgcACCCCGTCTGAGAATTAACAAGCGAATTTTGGCACTGTGTATGGGAAATCATGAATTGTACATGAGAAGGAGGAAACCTGATACAATTGAAGTGCAACAGATGAAGGCCCAAGCTAGAGAAGAGAAACATCAGAAACAATTGGAAAG agcacaattagaaaatgagaagaaaaaaagggagatagcagaaaaggaaaaggaaagaatagaGCGTGAAAAGGAGGAATTAATGGAGCGCTTAAGACAAATTGAGGAGCAAACAATGAAAGCTCAGAAAG AGCTAGAGGAGCAGACCCGAAAGGCTCTAGAACTGGATCAAGAACGGAAGCGTGCAAAAGAGGAAGCAGAACGCCTGGAAAAAGAGCGTCGAGCTGCTGAAGTAGCCAAAGCTGCTCTAGCCAAGCAGGCAGCTGATCAAATGAAGAACCAGGAGCAGCTA gcCGCAGAAATTGCTGAATTCACAGCCAAGATTGCACTTCTAGAGGAggccaagaaaaagaaagaagaagaagcttCAGAATGGCAGCACAAA GCTTTTGCAGCCCAAGAGGACTTGGAAAAGACCAAAGAAGAACTGAAATCTGTGATGtctgctcctcctccacctcccccCCCACCAGTTATTCCTCCAACAGAGAATGAACACGATGAACATGATGAGAACAATGCTGAAGCCAGTGCAGAACTGTCTTCTGATGGTGTAATGAATCACAGGAGTGAGGAAGAACGGgtaacagaaacacagaaaaatgaacGTGTTAAGAAACAGCTCCAG GCTTTAAGTTCAGAGTTGGCTCAAGCCAGAGATGAAaccaagaaaacacaaaatgatGTCCTTCATGCTGAGAATGTAAAAGCAGGCCGCGATAAGTACAAGACTCTCCGGCAAATCCGACAAGGCAATACAAAGCAGCGTATTGATGAGTTTGAAGCAAT GTTACAAAAGTACGATCTCTTGCAACCCTTAGGATAG